TTTTTTTATAAAACAGTTTTACTGTTGAAAACCATTCAAAAATATTAAATCCCACAAGGTTAATGAAACCTTGCGGGATTTTTTTAACCTCTTATTTGGTTTATTTTAGTTTATTGCTTGCACTACCGCTTTTGGTGCTTCTTTTCGCGATCCGTCAAAACCATCAATTCCACTAACAGTTGTATATTTCAATACATATTTTTTACCTGGGTTGATGATTCTATAAGCTGCTTGGCACATTAAAGTCGCTTCGTGGAATCCACAAAGAATCAATTTTAATTTTTCTGGATAGGTATTAACATCACCAATAGCAAAAACGCCCGGAATATTGGTTTGATAGTTTAAAGTATTGTCCACTTTAATAGCATTTTTTTCTATCTCTAAGCCCCAATTTCCAATTGGACCTAATTTTGGTGATAAACCAAACAACGGCACAAAGTGATCGGTTTCAATTTTAGTAGCCTCACCGTCTCTTACATAGGTTACCGCTTCAATTTTACCGTCGCCATGCAATTCTTTTACTTCGGCAGGCGTTACCAAATTAATTTTACCTTCTTGGGTAAGCTCTCTTACTTTTTCAACCGAATCCAAAGCACCTCTAAACTCGTTTCTCCTGTGGATTAAGGTTACTTCTGAAGCCACATCGGTTAAAAAG
This genomic stretch from Flavobacteriaceae bacterium GSB9 harbors:
- a CDS encoding NAD(P)/FAD-dependent oxidoreductase; translation: MIKTDILIIGAGPTGLFTVFEAGLLKLKCHLIDALPQPGGQCSEIYPKKPIYDIPGFPEILAGDLTRNLLEQGKQFEPGFTLGERAETIEKQDDGTFIVTTNKGTKHHAPVVAIAGGLGSFEPRKPAIDGIADYEDNGVEYIIKDPEFYRDKKVVISGGGDSALDWSIFLTDVASEVTLIHRRNEFRGALDSVEKVRELTQEGKINLVTPAEVKELHGDGKIEAVTYVRDGEATKIETDHFVPLFGLSPKLGPIGNWGLEIEKNAIKVDNTLNYQTNIPGVFAIGDVNTYPEKLKLILCGFHEATLMCQAAYRIINPGKKYVLKYTTVSGIDGFDGSRKEAPKAVVQAIN